The proteins below come from a single Procambarus clarkii isolate CNS0578487 chromosome 26, FALCON_Pclarkii_2.0, whole genome shotgun sequence genomic window:
- the LOC138368727 gene encoding uncharacterized membrane protein YrrS-like, giving the protein MVIMLIVLVTVMVIVLIIMLVKMTTFSALSAKDTQKSAKYTQKSSKDTQKSAKDTQKSAKDTKKRAKDTKKSAKDAKKSVKDTKKSAKDAKKSVKDTKKSAKEQKKSAKTAKNTAKVPPCTVQIRYKSTDTLVDEYEAVRRCESFTSRGCERDSWLSL; this is encoded by the exons ATGGTGATAATGCTgatagtgttggtgacggtgatggtgatagtgctgATAATTATGTTGGTGAAAATGACGACGTTTTCAGCGTTG AGTGCCAAAGATACTCAGAAGAGTGCCAAATATACTCAGAAGAGTTCCAAAGATACTCAGAAAAGTGCCAAAGATACTCAGAAGAGTGCCAAAGATACTAAGAAGAGGGCCAAAGATACTAAGAAGAGTGCCAAAGATGCTAAGAAGAGTGTCAAAGATACTAAGAAGAGTGCCAAAGATGCTAAGAAGAGTGTCAAAGATACTAAGAAGAGCGCCAAAGAGCAAAAGAAGAGTGCCAAAACTGCAAAGAACACTGCCAAAGTACCACCTTGTACAGTACAGATACGGTACAAAAGCACAGATACTCTGGTCGATGAATACGAAGCTGTACGGAGGTGCGAGTCGTTCACATCTCGAGGATGTGAGCGGGACTCCTGGCTTAGCTTATGA